The Candidatus Atribacteria bacterium ADurb.Bin276 region TCTTTCGCCATTTCATCAAAAGGCTGGGCCACTGTTGTTAAAGGTGGAGAAAACACTTCGGAAAGAGGAATATTATCCAAACCAACAATGGAAATATCTTCGGGAAGGGACAGGCCTTTTTCTTTTGCTATTTGAATTGCTCCAAAAGCCATTAAA contains the following coding sequences:
- the degA_1 gene encoding HTH-type transcriptional regulator DegA, whose product is MAFGAIQIAKEKGLSLPEDISIVGLDNIPLSEVFSPPLTTVAQPFDEMAKEGVNLLLKLIENKKIRKKLIVIQPKLIIRSSAIPIIK